The DNA sequence ATTGTCTTCCACTATTCAAGTCTATTCACCGCAATCATGCCATTCAGACCCAAAGAAGAGTTCCATTTGATGCTTCGAAGGATCAAGCGCACCAACTATGACGACCAGGATTTCTATGCGCAGCGAGACATCGTAGATTGGATGGAAGCAGTCGAAAATGACAACAACGCATCGAACGCGGCTCTGCTTCTTACCAGCGTCTACGGCTTTGACTCGTTTGTGCCTGTACGAGAAGAAGATTTGGAGGGAGCGCTGGTTGTTTTTGCCTTTCTCATCCACATGAATTGCGGGGATCTCATATACATCTTCATGTCATACTTTCAAGACGACAGGCTTGATCGAGACGTCCCCAGTGGGATTCGCGACGCCATCCGGTGCTGTCATCTGCGGCTTGAATCGCAGATACAACAGCTTATAGATCGGTTCGACGACGAGCGCTGGGCATTCGTGCTAGTTAGGGTTGAGGATATCTGCCGAAAAGCAAAAGTGCTGGAAACGGGTTTTTACATCCTCCCATTCTGCAGGAAGGAAGTCGTAAGACTTCCTGGACCTGTTCACACAGCGGTGAACAATGTTTAGATCCAGAGTGATCTCGTCTCGGGAGAGATCAGTGAGAAGTTTGAGGGGTCAGAGACGGAAGATAACGAGTTTGGTCAGGTAAGTTATCCCGTTCTATGTGAGATAAGTTCATATGCGTTTGCTCCAGTAGCGTGAGCTCTACTAAAAAAGACTCTTCCAGTGCTATCGTTTTCATATCAAAGCAACTATCGAGTGTTCAAGGATGAAATCAGCCACTTTGAGGGCATCGGAATGCTCAAAGGAGCGATTAAATGCCATGGAAGCTTCCTGTACAAAGGCTCCGGTGATGGAGATTACGGGGAATGCCACATCCTTTCTGAGGGTGTCGAACAAAGTCTTCATGATCTCCTTGCctcggcagcagcaccaagtACAAATCTCGAAATCGTCAACTCTTGGACTAGGATTTTCGGTGTGGCCGAGACTTTATCTGACCTGGAGAAAATGGAGTACAAATTTCCAAATGGAAAAGTCGTGCTGTCAAAAGGGTACGTTGCTGAAGTCAATTGTATGGTCACATCGCTGATTCTTGCCGGATAATCCAGATGGCATGATTATACCGACCCCAACAGCATCTTCTGGGTTGAGGACAGATTCAAGCTTGCAGACTTTAACCAATCCAAGTTTGAAGTAGAAAGGTCTTTGCATCGGCTCAACGTGGAGAAGACTCACAGGGCCTTTTTATCCGGTATGATATTTGTACATTTTGCACAGTACATATCCTCGCACCGGCTTATACTAAAATTACTCGTCCAGGTTCCCCAGAATGCACACCCGGGCGGCGGATAACGCAGTTTACCATGAAAGCATTGCACAGGATGACCATTTGGTCCCTGGGATGCGTTTTGTCCAGTTTTGCGACGTGGATTGTTTTCGGGCCAGACGGCTATGATAAATATCAGAGACTTCGTTCCCGTGCCATCCGCGCTATGCCAACAGCCCAGACCGACGAAGGTGTCTCACTTCATAAATGTGGCTTTCACGATGGCTTTGCGCTGTTGCAGTCAGTCAAAGAC is a window from the Podospora pseudocomata strain CBS 415.72m chromosome 6, whole genome shotgun sequence genome containing:
- a CDS encoding hypothetical protein (COG:G; EggNog:ENOG503P1BJ), which produces MPFRPKEEFHLMLRRIKRTNYDDQDFYAQRDIVDWMEAVENDNNASNAALLLTSVYGFDSFVPVREEDLEGALVVFAFLIHMNCGDLIYIFMSYFQDDRLDRDVPSGIRDAIRCCHLRLESQIQQLIDRFDDERWAFVLVRVEDICRKAKVLETGFYILPFCRKEVSDLVSGEISEKFEGSETEDNEFGQTLPVLSFSYQSNYRVFKDEISHFEGIGMLKGAIKCHGSFLYKGSGDGDYGECHILSEGVEQSLHDLLASAAAPSTNLEIVNSWTRIFGVAETLSDLEKMEYKFPNGKVVLSKGWHDYTDPNSIFWVEDRFKLADFNQSKFEVERSLHRLNVEKTHRAFLSGSPECTPGRRITQFTMKALHRMTIWSLGCVLSSFATWIVFGPDGYDKYQRLRSRAIRAMPTAQTDEGVSLHKCGFHDGFALLQSVKDWHQFLRLSLRLSDTITGKVLDLIETKLLVNHPKERISSRELVRVLEEIIVQAKHDYDTAIKNREMLPDEFFKDLQDLDIEKYGSTHVSESPDADSSDDEEAAHEARQSQSSRSACLDRSSVSGAKSPTDDEKD